TTAATGCAATTTTTGAAATCGAAGACAGAATTCTATCCTGGTATCGCGACATTCATCCAGAGCTCATAGACGATGACGACCTAATCGAATCAATCGAGGAAGAGTTTGGCTACGAAACGCTACTTTCCGAAAAAGCAAAACTAGACTTAGAAAAAATCTTCAAAGAAGACACTGAAGAAACCACTCAAATCTAAGCGCATAAATCTGATCAACTCAAGACTCAAAACCCAATACTGATCACGACATTCTTGCAAGCATCGACCTACACTTCCCCCTCAATGCATTCAGTGAATTCCTGGAAAGCTCTCTTCAGTCGTTCAACAGGCGTCTCCGAAGGCGGACACTCTTGGGATGTATTGCGTGCATAAACCTGAAGAAGCCGAGGATCAGGATCAAGAATGGATGCCACCGCAGCCTTGTAAACCACAATATTTTTTTGTGAGGTCAAGCCCTCTAAGTAAGGCTCTAACTCCCAAGGCTGATTGGGGTTGGCTTTGATCACGCTGAGTGGACGAATCAATTGATACGCCCTTTCGCCATCTGGATCCGTTGTGTTCCTAAGCCGCGCCATCAAGACACCGCCACTGCTTAATAGAATCAATTTGATCGTGCCCTCATTTAAGAGAGGCAAAAAAGGGAGGGCCTCCTTCATGGACGCTGCCTGATCCGCGACAGGCAGGCCGTCCTTCCGAACACCGTTCACCACAGGCCCTGGCATGGCAATCGCTCACTTGTGATGAATTGTAAAGCTGAGCGTTCGAGCAAGGGCGGCGACCCATGCCAATTTTCATAGACAGGCAGGTGACAGCGGGGGGCACGTCTGCGTAATCTTGCGGACTGAAGTCTCTCAAACATGGCCCTCGAGCACCTGCGCATCGCCTCACGCCGCAGCCAGCTGGCCATGGTTCAGACCAATTGGGTCAAAGCAGAACTTGAAAAAGCCCACCCTGGTCTTGCCATCTCTGTTGAAGCAATGGCGACCCAAGGCGACAAAATCCTCGACGTTGCCCTAGCAAAGATCGGAGACAAAGGCTTATTCACCAAAGAGCTAGAAGCTCAAATGCTGGTGGGCCGTGCCGAGATCGCCGTTCACTCCCTGAAAGACCTCCCCACAAATCTTCCCGAGGGGCTGATGCTGGGTTGCATCACCGAGCGGGAAGACCCCGCAGATGCCTTAGTGGTGAACAGCAAAAATGCTGAGTACACACTTGAGACACTGCCAGAGGGTTCCATTGTTGGAACCAGCTCTCTACGGCGCCTAGCCCAACTGCGCTATCACTACCCGCATCTTCAGTTCAAAGACGTTCGCGGAAACGTCATTACACGGCTCGAGAAGCTCGACTCAGGCAATTACGACTGTTTGATTCTGGCCGCAGCTGGACTCAGCCGACTCGGCTTCGGAGATCGAATTCACCAAAGCATCCCAGGGAACATCTCCCTTCACGCGGTGGGTCAAGGAGCTCTAGGGATTGAATGCGTTTGCGATCGCCCCGAAGTGATGGAGCTGATTCAAGTGCTAAATCATGCACCAACCGCAGCCCGTTGCTTAGCGGAACGCGCATTCCTGAGAGTTCTTGAGGGAGGCTGCCAAGTGCCAATCGGCGTCAACACTCAAATCAAGGGAGACACGATCCAGCTCACGGGAATGGTGGCCAGCCTCGACGGCAAACGGCTGATCCGTGACGAGCAAGCTGGCTCCCTAGCCGACCCTGAAGCGGTGGGACGAGACCTCGCCCACAAGCTCAAGGATCAAGGAGCCGGCGAGATCCTTCAAGAGATCTTTGAACAGGAGCGAAGCCAGTGATCGCTGGGCTCAACGCGTAATTTCTACAGCCATCCCCACTTCCACGTGGTCGTAGAGCTGTTGAACATGCGCATTCAACATGCGCACACAGCCATTGGATACGGCCGCTCTGGTTTTCACCCAATGGGGCCAGGGAGTGCCATGAATGCCAAATTGATTGGGTCCACTGCGTAGGAAGCCAATCCAGCGATGTCCCAACGGGCTTTGAGGACCGCGTTTGGGATGCACCTTTCCTGACTTGGTGCTCTGGTACTGAGGGTTAATCATCATGTTCTCGACCTTGAACATCCCAGAAGGCGTGGGGGTCTTGGGATCACCAATCGCTACCGGCCATGGGCCCAGGGTCTGACCCTGTCGCACAACGCTGATTTGCCTTCGGCCCAAGTCCAAGACAACACGCCCCTCCACGGGGTGACGCACAGCCATCGACACATGGGTGGGCTGAGATCGAGACAGAGCTGGAGCCGCCACAAGCAAAGAGGAGGCGAGCAACGCCACTGGAAGGCCAGAAGCGCAAGCAGTGCATTTAAGACTCACGAGTAGACGGCCAAGACTCACTGGTCTCAACGTATGCACTGTGCGAAAAAAAAACCGCACACCGCGCGAAGCGAAACCTTAAGGATTTAAGAAATGTGCTACTCAAACCCCAGCCCATCAAGACTGGAATGAAGCACCAACTGTCCTGGCCCGCAGGAGACGCACAGCTGTTCCTACAAGCCATGCAAGAAGTGGGCTCCATGGGAGGCATTGCAAATATTGAGCCCATCACCATGGAAATGATGGAATCCATTCAGAACTTTGTTCTGAAGTCGTCCATCGACCTGAACCATCTAAACGGGATCAAACCTGAAGATCTATCAGCAAAAATATGCGACAGAAACAAACGAGAGCAACTCCTTCAAATTCTTATTCTTATCCCTTATGTTGATATGAAGGTCGACCCCAGGATGGTCGCGATTGTAGATAATTTTGCAGATCACTTAGAAATTCACCCCCAAACCATTAAAGATCTACATCGAGTTCGAGACAACCACTTAAAGCGACTTCTAATTGATTACGGACGCAGAAGTCTAAGCGAATTCTTAGGCCTCGACTCAGCACCGAAAGTCATCAAAGGTGTCATCACAATGTTCCATCAAGCCATCGGAGATCGGTCTGTCTCCGAACGCTATCAACAACTAGAGACCTATCCAGAAGGTAGCCTAGGCCATACTTTATTTCATTGGTATCGAGACAGGAATTGGGCACTACCCGGGGAGAAAAAAAGCACATCTGAATTGCTCTTAAATCATGATTGCTGCCACATCCTTGGAGGATTCAATACAGATGTGCAAGGCGAGATGAATGTAGCGGCATTTCAAGCTGGGCTTTTTGACGATGGATTTGGATTTGAATCACTTCTAGAAGTCATCCTAGATTTTCACTTAGGGAAAGCTTTCAGCACTGTTGGAAACATCATTCCACCCTCAACTGGAGCCTTTCACCCAAACGATGCGATGGCTGGCTATGAAAAGGGTCTAGCATGCAATGTGAACCTAATTAAAGATTTAGACTTCTGGCTAGAAGCTGACCAACCCGTTTTAACACTGAGAGACAAATTCAACATTCCAGCCTCATCAGGACCTCTTTTAATCAAGCCCTAAAGCAACCATTAAGCAAAAAAAAAACGGGGTTACACCCCGCTTTTACCAAAGTCTTCAAAAGGGTTCTAAGGACGTCAGTCAACCAACTTGGGATCAATATCAGTCATGTAGCGAGCTTCGCAGCTCTTGATGATCTCCACAGCTTTTTCGGTGCCAAAAAATCCATTCACCGTGCAGGTTCCTGGCTTCTTCAAATCCTTGTAATGCTCCCAGTAGTAAGTGGTTTCCTTTTTCCATTGTTCTCCAAGATCTTCGAAGCTCTTGATGTGATCAACGCGTTTGTCATCGGCCAAAACGGCGATCACTTTGTCATCAACCTCACCACCATCATCAAAGGTCATAATCCCGATGATCCTTGCTTCCACAATCGACCCCGGAATCAAGGGTTCGGTCACATTCACGATCTCAATATCGAGAGGGTCACCGTCCTCATCCCAAGTGCGAGGGATACAGCCATAGGCAAAGGGATAAGCCAGAGACGAGTAACCAACCCGATCCAACTTCAGATGGCCTGTTTCCGTAATGAGCTCGTACTTGTTGATCGTATTGGAGTTGAGCTCCACGATGGTGTTGAGGCGTAGCTCAGCCTCATCAGCAAAGGCCGGCAGCACATGAAGCAGGTTGGGCATGCTTCGGCTTGGAGCCTGGTCGAGATTGGCCATGAAAGAGGACGATCAGCGCCGGAATCCTACGGGGAGGCAGATCCAAGTTATGCAGCACGCATTCGCACCTTGAGCGTAACGGCTAAGTGCCAGCAGCTGAGCTCGTGGCTAAAACCCGATCGAGTTTGTCTTCTAAATAGCGCAAGAATGGTTCAGAAGTCAGGGCTCGGCCACTCACGGTCTGCACCAATTGTTCCGCATTCATGGCCCGTCCGATGGGGTGTACATGCTCACGGAGCCAGTCCAACAAAGGGGTGACATCACCCCGACGAACATGCTCTTCGGGGGAACCGATGGCAGCAGCCATCGCCTCGCTCAGCTGAGCACTGATCAGGTGTCCAAGTAGATACGAAGGGAAGTATCCAAACAGTCCTTCGCTCCAGTGCACATCTTGAAGACAGCCCTCTGCGTCATTGGATGGTGTCACTCCAAGAAGTTCTCCGTAACGCCGATTCCATTCAGCAGGAAGCTCCTCCACCGGAAGGCCTTGCTCGAGCAGAGCAATTTCTAGATCCGTTCGGATCATGATGTGCAGCCCATAGCTGAGCTCATCGGCCTCGACCCGGTTGAGACCCGGAGCCAAGGGATTCATGGCGCTCCAAAGAGCATCTGCTGATGGCAGCGGAGCCCCCGCAGCCTCGAAATCCGGCCACCACTGCTGCGCAAACGGCTGACTTCTCGCCACTCGGTTTTCCCAAAACAGCGATTGACTTTCGTGCACGGCCATGGATGTTGCCTGCCCCAGAGGCCAGGCAAACCATTGATGTTTCTGATCGGGAAGCCCCTGCTCGTAGAGGGAGTGGCCCCATTCATGGGCAGTGGCCAGGAAACAGGAGAGCGGTTGGCCTGGAACAACTCTGGTGGTGATCCTGTAGTCGCTCGGGCCAAGCGTGATCGAAAAGGGATGGGGAGATCGCGCAACACAGGTGATCGACGCATCTTGCCCCCAGGAGGTCAACAACCTGTCGCAGAGGTGTTGTTGTGCTGGTTCAGAAAGATCCCAACTGAGCGCTCGCTCCCGTGTCTGCCCACCAGCTCGTTGCAACAACTCTGGCAAGCGCTGCCTCAGCGGTGCAAACAACTCCTTCAGCCTCTTCATCGTGAGATCGGGCTCAAATGGCTGAGCCAGTGTTTCCCAACAACTGCGCGGCTCTGCAAGCTGGCGAGCCTGCTCCTGACGCAATCCAATCATGGAGCGCAAGGAAGGAGCAAACAAGCCGAAATCAGAGTCAGCTCGAGCTTGTTGCCAATTGTTGTAGCCGTCGGCTTTAGCCGTTGCCAACGCTGCCACCAATGTGGGATCTAAAGCCTGTTGCCGGCCCAGATCCTGTTCAAGCAAATCAAGGTTTCGGCCGCGATCAGCCTGCTCTGTCGTTGCAAGCCCTGAATGACTCCACTCGACCCGGGCTTCCTGGATCAGATCGGCATACTCCCGAGAGCTTTGCCGGGAATGCAATTGAATCGCGAGTAGCGCCAACTGCTCTCCACGCCAGGCTGCACCTCCAGAGGGCATGCGCGTGTTTTGGTCCCAGTAGAGCGTGCTCGCGATGGAACCAATGATTTTGGTCTGATGCAGGTAATCGCCTAACCGATCCCAGGCCATTGTCCTGGATCCCATCTGGGCTCCATCTCTGCTTGAACCCTATACAGCTCGGTGCTTGAAGGTGAACACACCAACACATTTCATCCGTGCCGATTCACCCCATCAAGCGGAATGGTTTGGTCAAGGCAGCGGTCAAGAGTCCTCTTGCCTGCTGTAAGCAGCAGGCACAAGCACCAAAAACAACATCCACCAAGCCACAATCGCCAGGGTGGTGGGAAGCGTGATCCAAAGTTGATGAAGGAGCAGCCAGCTCCCAATGGAAATCACAAATCCTGTGAGCAAAATGCTCCAGGGCTGACACCACCACGGCTTGAGAGACCAAAAAGAAACTGGCTGCTGATTCATACTCAGACCTACTTTTTCCTGCAATAACCAGCACCAACATTCATCCAACCGGAGTCGCAAGCTTCACCATTCGTTGGCCTCATTTGGTAATAAATGGGCGACACGCAGGTGGTGCCAAGTGTGTTGAGATAACCCACTGGGCACTGATTATGCCCCTCTGCTTTCGGAATCCTTTTCTGAGCGAAGGCATCGGTAGGTGCAAGCAAAGACACCAACACACCAAGAGCGAACAAGCGGACCATTCAAGTTGAATCAACTTTGGGAACTTTAGTGATGAGATTGCCGGGCGACAGAAAGCAGCGACTCACTGTTTGCGGCAATACCCTCCCCCCACATCCACCCATCCGGATGGACAGGATCTGCCATCGATGGCTTGGACCTTGTAAGTCATCATTCCGAGCGTGCTGCATTTTCCATTGAGCATGTCCACATAGCCCAAAGGACAATGGCTCTCGATCTTTTTGACAATCCGCTGCGCCGAAGCGGATGGCGCTTGACAAACCCACAACACAACAGTGGTTGAGGCAAGGAAAGAGCTCAAAGCCCAGGTCCTCATCAAGGACGCACGATCAAGCAAGGGCGCCATCGCCATGGGCACTCAAAACGCCCTAAAACATTAGTGGTAGTTCTCCCAATCGTTTGGTTCTGAACCAAACTTCAACGAGCACAAGAGCCAGATTCATCCATGTCAAAGCAAGCTGTTTTGCTCGATGACGCTGCACGCCAGAACCTCTGCTCCTCTTGCCCTGCCTGGACCATTGCTTCTGATGGGTTGGAACGAGAGTGGCGCTTTCACTCTTTTGTTGAAGCGTTCGGCTTCATGACACAAGTTGCATTGCTCGCAGAACGCGCCAATCACCATCCCGAGTGGAGCAATGTTTACAACCGTGTCACCATTCGACTCACGACCCATGATCTTGGTGGACTTTCCAGCCGTGATGCCGAATTAGCCCAAGCGATCGACGGCCTCTCTCCAATCCTTTAAAACCGGCCATGTCAGAGACTGCTTCGAACCCGAGGATTAAAACCAACGGCACACCTGTCACGATTCTCACTGGATTTCTAGGCGCCGGTAAGACCACTCTTCTCAACCACATTCTCAGCAATCAAGACGGGCTCAAAACTGCCGTGCTCGTGAACGAGTTTGGAGAGATTGGGATTGATAACGATCTCGTGGTGAGCACCAGTGCAGACATGGTGGAACTCAGCAATGGCTGTATCTGCTGCACGATTAATGGTGAATTATTGGAAGCCGTCGAGCGAATACTGCAGCGCCCTGAACCTTTGGACTATCTGGTTGTAGAGACCACAGGTCTTGCCGATCCACTTCCTATAGCCATGACATTTCTGGGCAGCGAGCTTCGAGACCAGACCAGGCTGGATTCAATCATCACCCTGATTGATGCTGAAAATTGCAATGCTCGCGTTTTTGAGAGTGAGGTAGGGCGCTCTCAAATCATTTACGGAGATATCCTCCTCCTAAACAAAACGGATTTGGTATCAACAGAACGGGTCAAAGAGTTAGAAGAAAGCCTGCGCGATATCAAAAAAGATGCACGTATTCTTCATTCCGTAAAAGGACATGTTCCCCTGCCTTTATTGATGAGTGTTGGATTGTTTGAAAGCGATCGTGTTTCGAATACTGCCGATCACGACCATGGAGCCCACGATCACGCGCATCACGACCACAGCCACGCGCACCATGGCCATGAGGACCATCTCGACATCGAGGGCTACACCTCACTTTCATTCAGTAGCGACGGTCCCTTCTCCCTTCGCAAATTTCAGAACTTCCTCGACAATCAATTACCAGAAAGCGTGTTTCGCGCCAAAGGCATCCTTTGGTTCAACGAAAGCGAAAAGCGTCATGTTTTCCACCTAGCTGGAAAACGCTTCTCTATCGATGACAGCGATTGGAATGGCAAACGCAAAAACCATCTGGTGTTGATTGGTCAGGAGATGGACCACAACGCCCTAAGAGAGCAGCTTCAAGAGTGCGTCGCCACCGACTCTGGCAAGGTCTCCACCTAAACCAACCGTTCCATTCCAACGTTTATGTTCAAGGGGAGATGTCGAAACGCAAGCAATCTGATTAGAGTTCAACCAGCTTTGGGTTGGCGATGTTGGAGCTCACCCTTCTGGGCACTTTTTGCATTCTGATCGGCATTGTCCTTTGGTTTACCGCCAACTCCGATGATGACGACAACAGCGGTGGCGGCCTGATGGAACCTTCACTCATTCCGATCCCGATAAGGACTGATCGACGCTGACTGCGCCATCTCCGTCTATTCCCTTTCTCTAAGGAGGGATTCAACGAGCGGTCGATCAGGCCAAGCGTGACGCTCTTGAGTATCATTCTCAACAGGCTCATGGAGCGAATGCAAATCAGTAGTAATTCATTGCTTCGGCATCGACCTGACTACGTTCCAGTGTTGTGAAGAGTCGATCCATAGGCCTTTACAGATCAATCGCCTCAGCATCGATTCACCAAATCGATTGGTTGGGTGATCTCTTTGGATGAGCCCTACCACCCATGACAAGCAAGAGCTTGCAAGGCCAATGGCAGCAGGGTCGAACTCTCTTGGCGGTCCTGGCCTGCTTCCTCGCCGCACTCGCGCTCTTTCCCTTGGGCGGATTAATCGGAGAGGGGATGAGAGGCATCCTTCTTGGTTCGGCCAGCCTTGGTGCTGATGGTCTGATCCAAATTCGGGGGACATCACTCCTGCTGCTTGGCACTGCGAGCCTCGGAGCCGTTCTTGGCTCCGCGAACGGCTGGCTTCTCGCCAATTGCCGCTTTCCAGGCCGACGCCTGCTTCGGATCGCCCAGCTTCTCCCGCTCGCCAGTCCTTCATACCTGCTGGCTGCAACGCTCGTTGATCTGGGCAGCATCCATGGGATCCGAATTCATGGTCTTGGCTGGGGGGTGCTGGTCATGGCGTTGAGCACTTACCCCTACGTTTTCCTTCTCAGCACTGAAAGCTTCAGCATCTGCGGGCGCCGTCAGCTTGAAGCCTGCCGATGCCTCGGCGTTGGGCCATGGGAAAGCTTTCGACGCATCGCTCTCCCGATGGCTCTCCCTGCCATCGGAGCAGGAATCGCCCTGATGGGAATGGAGGTGGTCAACGAACTGGGTGCTGTCCAACTTCTGGGTATCCCAAGCCTCTCCGCTGGAATCCTCCAGGCCTGGCAACTTGAAGGGAACCCAGCAGGAGCGGTCGGACTTGCCTTAGTCACGCTGATCATCGTGACGGGACTGTTGGTCGGCGAGCGCAAGCTTCGTCGTCGTAGCCGTCGATGGTCCGAAGGCCTAACAGGTGGAGAATCTCCGAACTGGAGTCTCACGGGCACGAGAGCCTTAGCCGCGCAGGCCTTGGGGTTCATTCCACCGTTTCTGAGTCTTGGCACACCATTGATCTGGGCCTGCTTAAACCTGGATCAACTGCAAACCGGTTTACAGCTAGAGCTATTGCTGCTCACCTTGCGCAGTCTTGGGCTCGCCCTTGCCGCAGCAGGCTTGGCCTTAGCAGCTGCCTTACTCCTTGCCATCACAAAGCGCTGGACCACGGCACCTTGGCTGCACAGCCTCACCTTTCTCGCCGGGCTCGGCTACGCAATTCCAGGAGCCGTACTCGCCCTGGCCTTACTCATCATCGGTGGCCCTTGGCAGCTCTCACCCATCCTGCTTTTGCTCTGGGGCTACAGCGATCGTTTCCTTGCAGTTGCCAAAGGGGGGCTTGATGCAGGCTTAGAGCGCATGTCACCCAGCCTTGATGAAGCAGCCACTGGACTGGGCTGCCGCTGGCCGGAGGTGTTACGTCGCATTCACATTCCCC
The window above is part of the Synechococcus sp. WH 8020 genome. Proteins encoded here:
- a CDS encoding DUF6561 domain-containing protein; translation: MPGPVVNGVRKDGLPVADQAASMKEALPFLPLLNEGTIKLILLSSGGVLMARLRNTTDPDGERAYQLIRPLSVIKANPNQPWELEPYLEGLTSQKNIVVYKAAVASILDPDPRLLQVYARNTSQECPPSETPVERLKRAFQEFTECIEGEV
- the hemC gene encoding hydroxymethylbilane synthase encodes the protein MALEHLRIASRRSQLAMVQTNWVKAELEKAHPGLAISVEAMATQGDKILDVALAKIGDKGLFTKELEAQMLVGRAEIAVHSLKDLPTNLPEGLMLGCITEREDPADALVVNSKNAEYTLETLPEGSIVGTSSLRRLAQLRYHYPHLQFKDVRGNVITRLEKLDSGNYDCLILAAAGLSRLGFGDRIHQSIPGNISLHAVGQGALGIECVCDRPEVMELIQVLNHAPTAARCLAERAFLRVLEGGCQVPIGVNTQIKGDTIQLTGMVASLDGKRLIRDEQAGSLADPEAVGRDLAHKLKDQGAGEILQEIFEQERSQ
- a CDS encoding L,D-transpeptidase, with amino-acid sequence MRFFFRTVHTLRPVSLGRLLVSLKCTACASGLPVALLASSLLVAAPALSRSQPTHVSMAVRHPVEGRVVLDLGRRQISVVRQGQTLGPWPVAIGDPKTPTPSGMFKVENMMINPQYQSTKSGKVHPKRGPQSPLGHRWIGFLRSGPNQFGIHGTPWPHWVKTRAAVSNGCVRMLNAHVQQLYDHVEVGMAVEITR
- a CDS encoding inorganic diphosphatase; translation: MANLDQAPSRSMPNLLHVLPAFADEAELRLNTIVELNSNTINKYELITETGHLKLDRVGYSSLAYPFAYGCIPRTWDEDGDPLDIEIVNVTEPLIPGSIVEARIIGIMTFDDGGEVDDKVIAVLADDKRVDHIKSFEDLGEQWKKETTYYWEHYKDLKKPGTCTVNGFFGTEKAVEIIKSCEARYMTDIDPKLVD
- a CDS encoding carboxypeptidase M32 codes for the protein MGSRTMAWDRLGDYLHQTKIIGSIASTLYWDQNTRMPSGGAAWRGEQLALLAIQLHSRQSSREYADLIQEARVEWSHSGLATTEQADRGRNLDLLEQDLGRQQALDPTLVAALATAKADGYNNWQQARADSDFGLFAPSLRSMIGLRQEQARQLAEPRSCWETLAQPFEPDLTMKRLKELFAPLRQRLPELLQRAGGQTRERALSWDLSEPAQQHLCDRLLTSWGQDASITCVARSPHPFSITLGPSDYRITTRVVPGQPLSCFLATAHEWGHSLYEQGLPDQKHQWFAWPLGQATSMAVHESQSLFWENRVARSQPFAQQWWPDFEAAGAPLPSADALWSAMNPLAPGLNRVEADELSYGLHIMIRTDLEIALLEQGLPVEELPAEWNRRYGELLGVTPSNDAEGCLQDVHWSEGLFGYFPSYLLGHLISAQLSEAMAAAIGSPEEHVRRGDVTPLLDWLREHVHPIGRAMNAEQLVQTVSGRALTSEPFLRYLEDKLDRVLATSSAAGT
- a CDS encoding DUF6737 family protein encodes the protein MNQQPVSFWSLKPWWCQPWSILLTGFVISIGSWLLLHQLWITLPTTLAIVAWWMLFLVLVPAAYSRQEDS
- a CDS encoding 4a-hydroxytetrahydrobiopterin dehydratase, which translates into the protein MSKQAVLLDDAARQNLCSSCPAWTIASDGLEREWRFHSFVEAFGFMTQVALLAERANHHPEWSNVYNRVTIRLTTHDLGGLSSRDAELAQAIDGLSPIL
- a CDS encoding CobW family GTP-binding protein gives rise to the protein MSETASNPRIKTNGTPVTILTGFLGAGKTTLLNHILSNQDGLKTAVLVNEFGEIGIDNDLVVSTSADMVELSNGCICCTINGELLEAVERILQRPEPLDYLVVETTGLADPLPIAMTFLGSELRDQTRLDSIITLIDAENCNARVFESEVGRSQIIYGDILLLNKTDLVSTERVKELEESLRDIKKDARILHSVKGHVPLPLLMSVGLFESDRVSNTADHDHGAHDHAHHDHSHAHHGHEDHLDIEGYTSLSFSSDGPFSLRKFQNFLDNQLPESVFRAKGILWFNESEKRHVFHLAGKRFSIDDSDWNGKRKNHLVLIGQEMDHNALREQLQECVATDSGKVST
- a CDS encoding ABC transporter permease; this translates as MTSKSLQGQWQQGRTLLAVLACFLAALALFPLGGLIGEGMRGILLGSASLGADGLIQIRGTSLLLLGTASLGAVLGSANGWLLANCRFPGRRLLRIAQLLPLASPSYLLAATLVDLGSIHGIRIHGLGWGVLVMALSTYPYVFLLSTESFSICGRRQLEACRCLGVGPWESFRRIALPMALPAIGAGIALMGMEVVNELGAVQLLGIPSLSAGILQAWQLEGNPAGAVGLALVTLIIVTGLLVGERKLRRRSRRWSEGLTGGESPNWSLTGTRALAAQALGFIPPFLSLGTPLIWACLNLDQLQTGLQLELLLLTLRSLGLALAAAGLALAAALLLAITKRWTTAPWLHSLTFLAGLGYAIPGAVLALALLIIGGPWQLSPILLLLWGYSDRFLAVAKGGLDAGLERMSPSLDEAATGLGCRWPEVLRRIHIPLLKGPLAVGALLVFVDTVKELPLTFALRPFDFDTLSVRVFQYASDERLAAALWPALMILGLGLIAAAALVPGLDHTTET